The region GCTCAACCAGTTGTTGATCGGTGTCCTGCGCGGCGTGCGCTGTCATCCCCTAACCCCCAAGCGACCCGGGCCCCACGACGGGACCCCGGCCTCATTCATCTGTTGTTGTTTGCCACTGTTGCGATTTGCCACTTTCAGCCTGTTGGAGCGAACACTACTCATCGGCATGGTGAGCGACCGACCCTTCATCATCGGTGCCCCACAGACCCAAGGTCTGATAAAAAGTTCATAAGTGCTGCTACCCATTATTACCCAACGATCTCTAAGACACTGGCCACGAGCCTTGCTATTATACGGGTTTATACCATCTACCTCTAACGTTACGGTCGGCCCGACCGGGTTCCGTGCCGCAGAGCGATGATCCCGGAGAGAGCCCGGCGACGTAAAAGCCCCCCAACGGGCCTCTCCCGATAGCAGGACAGGTATACATTGAATGAGTAACCACTTTAACAGCGATATTCTCGTCATCGGGTCCGGCGCCGCCGGCCTGACTCTGGCGTTGCAACTGGCCCAACATGGACGGGTTCACGTATTGAGCAAAAATGCCGTCAACGAGGGCTCGACCTGGTTTGCCCAGGGCGGTATCGCTGCTGTTCTGGATGATGAGGACTCCATCGAAGCGCATGTGGGCGACACCCTCAATGCCGGCGCGGGCCTGTGTCACGAGGATGCGGTCCGGTTTACCGTCGAGCGCAGCAAGGGCGCCATTCGCTGGCTGATTGATCAGGGCGTCAATTTTACCCGTGAAGGTGGCAGTGGTGGCTACCACCTGACCCAGGAAGGCGGGCACAGCCACCGACGAATCATCCACAGCGCCGACGCCACCGGCGAAGCCGTCCACAGCACCCTGATCGACCGGGTGCGCGCCCAACCCAATATCGAATTGTTCGAGGATCATGTCGCCCTGAACCTGATCACCCAGGCTGACAAAGGGTCACCCAAACTGCGCTGCACCGGCGCTTACGCGCTCAACCGGCGCGATGACCACGTGCACGTTTTCCAGTCCCGCGTCGTGGTTCTGGCCACCGGTGGCGCCAGTAAGGTCTATCTGTATACCAGCAACCCCGACAGTGCCAGTGGCGACGGCATTGCCATGGCCTGGCGGGCGGGCTGCCGGGTCGCCAATATGGAGTTCAATCAGTTTCATCCCACCTGCCTTTATCACCCTCGGGCCAAAACCTTTCTGATTACCGAAGCTCTGCGCGGCGAGGGTGCCTACCTGCGCCTGCCCAATGGCGAGCGGTTCATGACCCGGTTTGACGAGCGTGCCGAACTGGCGCCGCGAGACATCGTGGCGCGGGCCATTGACCACGAAATGAAACGCCTGGGCTGCGATTGCCTCTACCTGGATATCAGCCATAAACCGGCCGAGTTCATCAGCGACCATTTCCCGACGGTAAAAGCCCGCTGTCTGGAGTACGGCATCGATATCACCAAAGAGCCGATCCCCGTGGTTCCCGCCGCCCACTACACCTGTGGGGGAATCATGGTGGACCACCACGGGCAGACTGACCTGCTGAACCTCTATGCGATCGGAGAGACCTCCTTTACCGGCCTGCACGGTGCCAACCGCATGGCCAGCAACTCGCTGCTGGAGTGCATCGTGTACGCGCAGTCCGCGGCAGAACACATCGGTGAGCGCCTGCCGGACATTGATGTTCCGGAAATGTCACCCGACTGGGATGAATCCCGGGTCACCAACTCCGATGAGGATGTGATCATCTCCCACAACTGGGATGAGTTGCGCCGCTTCATGTGGGACTATGTGGGCATCGTGCGCACCCAGAAGCGTTTGCAGCGGGCGACCCACCGCATCAAGCTGTTGCAGCGGGAAATTGCCGAGTACTACAGCAATTACAAGGTCAGCAGCGACCTCATTGAACTGCGTAATCTCGCCATGGTCGCCGAGTTGATCATCCGCTCGGCCAGCGCGCGCCGGGAAAGCCGCGGTCTGCATTTCTCCCTCGACTATCCGGAGCGCTCGCCCATTGCACGCGATACCATTCTGGTTCCGATGAATTACGCCGGCCAGAATGTGATTGTAAACAAGGAGTAGGACTGCCAGGCGGGTGTGGGCGCGCCTCGACTAGTGTCGCTGATGCCAGCGCCCCATCCGTAACCAGACCCTCAGGCGCCGGCGATCGTCGGCACTGGCGCTGTCGGGCAAAATGACCAACGTGTGTACCGCCCGCCCGTCAACTTCCCGAAAGCGCACCAACTGAAGCCAGGGCCAGATCAACCACTCCCCGAACGGCGCTACGGTGACCACCCCGGATTGCCAGCCAAGGGTCCACTCACCCGCTTCGTAGCTCAGTACCGTCGGCCCGGACCGCCTCCCCGAGCGACACCATTCCCAGGCCAGCAGCGCATTGAACAGACACAGAACAATAATCCAACCGGCCGGTACGCCGGAGTGGCCGACAAATGCGAGCCAGGGCAGCACCGCCAGGGTCAACAGCAGACACCGATGCAGGCGCTGCAACCAGAGCGATGGCTGCAGATGAATGGGCGCCAACCGAGGGTTAGCGGGCGTTGATTCCCGTATTGGCCCGGACAATGTCGACAATCCTTTTCAGTTCAGAGTCCTCGGGATCCTGGCGATGCAGAAACCAGGCGAACATCTCCTGATCCTCCGACTCCAGCAGCTTCCAGTAACGTTCTTTGTCCGCCTGCTCAAGGCCGGGGTACACGTTCTCCAGAAAGGGCAGCAGAATCAGATCCAGCTCCAGCATACCGCGGCGACTGCCCCAGAATAGACGGTTGCGTTCCACAGACATCTCCCGTTAGCAACAAGGGTGGCAGTATATCATCGCCCCGGGCCACGATGAACGGCGCAAGACCAGAGAATGGGTCGCACAGCGGCCTTGAGCCTGCCCGTCCGACGCTGAATGGCGCTCTGGCGTTTACCGGGCTTGGAGCCACCGACGTATCGTTCTATCATGCGCCCTCGGTGAAAGCTCTGGTGCCGCTGCGGCACGAGCCCATCACGTTCGAACCGCAACCACGGGAGCGCCCTACCCATGCCGACGGCATCTGCAAACTCTACCCATTGGCTGGCTCTGACCGACTGGACCCTGATGGCGGTCAGCGGGCCTCAGGCGAAAACCTTTCTGCAGGGCCAGGTAACCTGTGACATTCGTGAGCTGACCCCCGGGGAGAGTCGGCTTGGCGCTCACTGCGACCCAAAGGGCCGAATGCAGTTGAGTTTCCGCGCCCTTGCCACCTCGGACGAACGCATTCTGCTTCGCATTCCCCGCACCATGGTTGAAGCGACCACCGCGTCGCTCGGCAAATACATTGTTTTCTCCAAAGCCGAGTTGTCCGACGAGGGAAGCCACTACCGGCTGCGGGGTCTATGGGGCCCTCAGGCTCGCGAGCTGTTGACCCAACAACTCACCGAACCCGCCATGGAA is a window of Marinimicrobium sp. C6131 DNA encoding:
- the nadB gene encoding L-aspartate oxidase; this translates as MSNHFNSDILVIGSGAAGLTLALQLAQHGRVHVLSKNAVNEGSTWFAQGGIAAVLDDEDSIEAHVGDTLNAGAGLCHEDAVRFTVERSKGAIRWLIDQGVNFTREGGSGGYHLTQEGGHSHRRIIHSADATGEAVHSTLIDRVRAQPNIELFEDHVALNLITQADKGSPKLRCTGAYALNRRDDHVHVFQSRVVVLATGGASKVYLYTSNPDSASGDGIAMAWRAGCRVANMEFNQFHPTCLYHPRAKTFLITEALRGEGAYLRLPNGERFMTRFDERAELAPRDIVARAIDHEMKRLGCDCLYLDISHKPAEFISDHFPTVKARCLEYGIDITKEPIPVVPAAHYTCGGIMVDHHGQTDLLNLYAIGETSFTGLHGANRMASNSLLECIVYAQSAAEHIGERLPDIDVPEMSPDWDESRVTNSDEDVIISHNWDELRRFMWDYVGIVRTQKRLQRATHRIKLLQREIAEYYSNYKVSSDLIELRNLAMVAELIIRSASARRESRGLHFSLDYPERSPIARDTILVPMNYAGQNVIVNKE
- a CDS encoding protein YgfX, with translation MAPIHLQPSLWLQRLHRCLLLTLAVLPWLAFVGHSGVPAGWIIVLCLFNALLAWEWCRSGRRSGPTVLSYEAGEWTLGWQSGVVTVAPFGEWLIWPWLQLVRFREVDGRAVHTLVILPDSASADDRRRLRVWLRMGRWHQRH
- a CDS encoding succinate dehydrogenase assembly factor 2, translated to MERNRLFWGSRRGMLELDLILLPFLENVYPGLEQADKERYWKLLESEDQEMFAWFLHRQDPEDSELKRIVDIVRANTGINAR